The following coding sequences lie in one Cucurbita pepo subsp. pepo cultivar mu-cu-16 chromosome LG13, ASM280686v2, whole genome shotgun sequence genomic window:
- the LOC111807996 gene encoding O-fucosyltransferase 30-like, translated as MNIFGSSRSPINGWNSKKSNFLHRRFSLPVLALLFFCSFFLLYLFSSYSSFMPSTAFSTSNSRQCSSRILDLGERFLFYAPHSGFSNQLSEFKNAILMAGILNRTLVVPPILDHHAVALGSCPKFRVTDPGEIRFSVWEHMLELLRNGRYVSMADIVDISSLASYSSIKAIDFRTFAYLWCGVDLESVCSNEYNLKQCGRLLAGLDGNVDKCLHAVDEDCRTTVWTYKNGEVDVALDVFQPNEQLKKKKNVSYVRRRRDVYRALGPDSKAELAAVLSFGSLFTAPYKGSELYIDIHEVSGDQRISSLIKSIEYLPFVPEILSAGKEYIDKIIKAPFLCAQLRLLDGQFKNHWNATFLALEQKLDSILQDGNEPVHVFVMTDLPESNWTGSYLRHLARDSNHFKLFLLKEHDELVQRASKKVMAVGHGLRSTSSAFGPSRIHDMKNKCTSERLPDILLYIEETVCSCASLGFVGTAGSTIAESIELMRKYGLCSDQNSTPS; from the exons ATGAATATTTTCGGTTCGAGCAGATCTCCGATCAATGGATGGAACTCGAAGAAATCCAATTTTCTGCACCGACGTTTTTCTTTGCCTGTTCTCGCTCTACTCTTCTTCTgttccttctttctcctctaCCTGTTCTCCTCCTACTCTTCCTTCATGCCCTCGACTGCATTCTCAACTTCAAATTCGCGCCAATGCAGTTCCCGGATCTTAGATTTGGGGGAGAGATTTCTGTTTTACGCGCCTCACAGCGGATTTAGCAACCAGCTTTCTGAGTTCAAGAATGCAATTCTCATGGCCGGGATTCTCAACCGGACTCTTGTTGTTCCTCCGATTCTGGATCACCATGCCGTAGCTCTCGGGAGTTGTCCGAAATTCAGAGTTACGGATCCTGGTGAGATTCGGTTTTCGGTTTGGGAGCATATGCTTGAACTTCTTCGGAATGGAAG GTATGTTTCAATGGCGGATATTGTAGATATTTCATCTTTAGCTTCTTACTCTTCTATTAAGGCAATAGATTTTAGGACCTTTGCATACTTATGGTGTGGAGTGGATCTGGAAAGTGTTTGTTCCAATGAATACAACCTAAAGCAATGTGGTCGTCTACTAGCAGGGCTTGATGGAAATGTAGACAAATGTTTACATGCTGTAGATGAAGATTGCAGAACTACAGTTTGGACTTACAAAAATGGTGAAGTTGATGTAGCATTAGACGTTTTTCAGCCTAACGAACAgcttaagaagaaaaagaatgtgTCGTATGTCAGACGCCGTCGAGATGTATATAGAGCCCTTGGACCTGATTCCAAAGCCGAACTCGCTGCTGTTTTGTCGTTTGGAAGTCTTTTTACTGCTCCATACAAAGGTTCAGAACTGTATATTGATATCCATGAAGTTAGTGGAGATCAAAGAATTAGTTCTTTGATAAAAAGCATTGAGTATCTACCATTTGTCCCAGAAATCTTGAGCGCAGGGAAAGAGTATATTGACAAGATCATAAAAGCTCCATTTCTTTGTGCTCAACTGAGATTGTTAGATGGGCAGTTCAAAAATCACTGGAACGCTACTTTTTTGGCCCTCGAACAGAAACTAGACTCTATATTGCAGGATGGTAATGAACCCGTTCATGTCTTTGTGATGACCGATCTTCCTGAATCGAATTGGACTGGAAGCTACTTAAGGCATCTGGCTAGGgattcaaatcacttcaaACTCTTTTTACTCAAAGAACACGATGAATTGGTTCAACGAGCATCGAAAAAAGTGATGGCTGTAGGACATGGCTTGAGATCGACATCCAGTGCATTTGGTCCTAGCAGAATTCATGATATGAAGAACAAATGTACTTCTGAGAGATTACCCGATATTCTCTTATACATAGAGGAAACTGTTTGCAGTTGTGCTTCACTTGGTTTTGTTGGCACTGCTGGCTCCACAATTGCAGAAAGCATAGAGCTGATGAGAAAATATGGATTATGTTCAGATCAAAATTCAACCCCATCTTGA
- the LOC111808951 gene encoding E3 ubiquitin-protein ligase HOS1-like, with translation MDRQIDGHAVPSTYTNGRAASASTSSSLRPDYSSRAVQEALKHLASIDLIELCNEAKVEHCRATRDLRSCGRDVQFVLNSCGHASLCEECCQRCDICPICRVPVPKTSARIRLRLFYECVEAGLIPKNSKENPPEEDGENRITTDVQRLYSLFDIALENNLVSLICHYVTDVCMDESAVSSDPVIAFLLDEVVVKDWCKRASRNIITELQEIYNSGVEGMRSRMSLLLKFSVLLAGISNVLEVLDSSFRSSHSAQLEDLHNLHEGILKIKQHMEIMMWCIRHQFLENIRSRHSSFTSWLTAVRERKSAAIRQSWPDALDDSADSIGLDGSLFIEDALGNLDIEQWFSLDVVDGLEIASLENDGAPVIFRSKIGGSSGCYPFENLRVAVDVLFLRGSSDVLVAKEAILLYYLFDRHWTMPDEKWRHIIEDFAASFSITRHSILESFVFYLLDDHTDEALQEACRLLPHISGPATHPKIAQVLLERKNPDTALMVLRWSGHDSMSVPVSLVEAVTGVRVRLECALLTEAFMYQKMVCNRVRDRKKYEEHEDAFGNAQSKFKSWEGWMKILVTEICFLCIRRNFVDRMIELPWSSNEEKHLHKCLLEWSTAHPSSTIGSLLFVYYLQRFRYLEAYQVNLLLQKAEQGYLSENSVHEDVLSRMKSTSHWRAGLVDKFMELLPEVQQLEIKSGKLPTVDVSSKVESSPEADPSGVQEQHLSSILIPSTNTSTVSQRNDSQFILKPPVFETPGRLGGTSNHSKVAKFGSPSVHKRLFSSKERVPKIGNSLHKSVDFQDMFSSGFHQASAMNISPSEEATRSSRLLPNSHEKLSLDKEQNGITNQVRNTSQYSRRITANPTYNTPDHKFGLLDVPSRRVQENGSTKDNGTWNISSLDDPMDISSHGGGQDSAADIRYSNGAPRWRSDEASDEEEASPNRVPSRVGHRATLSGSRRTRLTKR, from the exons ATGGACAGGCAAATCGACGGTCACGCCGTTCCTTCGACATATACTAATGGCAGGGCTGCTTCAGCCTCCACTTCTTCGTCTCTGCGACCTGATTACAGTAGTCGAGCAGTACAG GAAGCGCTGAAACATTTGGCATCTATTGATCTGATCGAGTTATGCAATGAAGCAAAAGTTGAGCATTGTCGAGCTACACGAGACTTGAGAAGCTGTGGACGGGATGTTCAGTTTGTGTTGAATTCATGTGGGCATGCCTCTCTGTGTGAAGAATGTTGCCAACGGTGTGATATTTGTCCAATATGCCGAGTCCCAGTTCCAAAAACCAGTGCTAGAATACGTCTTCGTCTCTTTTATGAGTGTGTTGAAGCTGGTCTCATTCCCAAGAATTCCAAGGAGAATCCTCCTGAGGAAGATGGGGAGAATAGAATAACTACAGATGTTCAACGCTTGTACTCCTTATTTGATATTGCGCTGGAAAACAACTTAGTTTCTTTAATCTGTCACT ATGTTACAGATGTTTGTATGGATGAGAGTGCTGTATCAAGTGATCCTGTAATTGCATTCTTATTGGATGAAGTGGTTGTGAAGGATTGGTGTAAGCGGGCCTCCAGGAACATTATTACAGAACTTCAAGAAATAT ATAACTCTGGTGTAGAGGGAATGAGGTCTAGGATGAGCCTACTACTTAAGTTTTCGGTGCTGCTTGCTGGCATATCCAATGTGCTAGAAGTTTTAGACTCATCATTTAGAAGCTCTCATTCAGCACAACTTGAGGACCTGCACAATCTTCATGAGGGCATATTGAAGATCAAGCAG CACATGGAGATTATGATGTGGTGCATAAGGCATCAGTTTTTGGAGAATATCAGGTCCCGCCATTCTAGCTTCACATCATGGCTTACTGCTGTTCGTGAAAGGAAATCTGCTGCCATCCGGCAATCATGGCCTGATGCTTTAGATGACTCTGCTGATTCCATTGGACTGGATGGATCTCTCTTTATCGAGGATGCACTGGGGAATCTTGATATAGAGCAGTGGTTCTCCCTAGATGTAGTGGATGGTTTAGAAATTGCATCTCTGGAAAATGATGGGGCCCCAGTAATCTTTAGATCTAAGATTGGGGGGAGTTCAGGATGCTACCCATTTGAAAATCTTCGAGTTGCTGTTGACGTCCTCTTTCTTCGTGGAAGTTCTGATGTATTGGTTGCAAAGGAAGCAATT CTTTTGTATTACTTGTTTGACCGCCACTGGACAATGCCTGACGAGAAATGGAGACATATTATTGAGGATTTTGCAGCCTCTTTTAGTATAACACGGCATTCTATATTAGAATCCTTCGTCTTTTATCTTCTAGATGATCATACAGATGAAGCTCTGCAG GAAGCCTGCCGTCTTCTTCCTCACATTTCAGGCCCAGCAACACATCCTAAGATTGCTCAAGTTTTGTTAGAACGGAAAAATCCTGATACAGCTCTTATGGTTTTGAGGTGGTCAGGACATGACAGTATGTCAGTCCCAGTTTCACTTGTGGAAGCTGTAACTGGTGTCCGGGTGAGACTGGAATGTGCACTCCTGACCGAAGCATTTATGTACCAGAAAATGGTCTGCAATAGGGTAAGAGATAGGAAAAAgtatgaagaacatgaagatgCATTTGGTAATGCTCAAAGCAAATTTAAAAGCTGGGAGGGTTGGATGAAAATATTGGTGActgaaatttgttttctttgtatcCGTCGAAACTTTGTGGATAGAATGATTGAGTTACCATGGAGTTCTAATGAGGAAAAGCATCTCCACAAGTGCTTGCTGGAGTGGTCCACTGCACATCCATCATCCACTATTGGAAGTCTCCTATTCGTATACTATCTTCAG AGGTTTCGATATCTTGAGGCCTACCAAGTAAACCTCTTGCTTCAGAAAGCAGAACAAGGCTATCTTTCTGAAAATTCTGTTCATGAAGATGTTTTATCCAGGATGAAATCGACTAGTCACTGGCGAGCAGGATTGGTT GATAAATTCATGGAGTTGCTACCAGAAGTCCAACAGCTGGAAATAAAATCTGGGAAGTTGCCCACGGTCGATGTTAGTTCCAAAGTGGAATCGTCACCAGAGGCTGATCCATCTGGGGTCCAGGAGCAGCACTTAAGTAGTATATTGATCCCCTCAACTAATACGTCTACTGTATCACAGAGAAACGACAGTCAATTTATCCTCAAACCCCCAGTTTTCGAAACTCCAGGAAGACTAGGTGGGACATCGAATCATTCCAAAGTTGCGAAGTTTGGCTCGCCATCGGTTCACAAAAGGCTGTTTAGTAGTAAGGAAAGAGTACCAAAGATAGGAAATAGCCTACACAAGAGTGTAGATTTTCAGGACATGTTTAGTTCCGGATTCCATCAAGCAAGTGCTATGAATATTTCCCCCTCAGAAGAAGCCACGAGAAGTTCAAGGCTCCTTCCAAATAGTCATGAGAAACTCTCACTGGATAAAGAGCAAAATGGAATTACTAACCAAGTTCGGAACACCTCTCAATATTCCCGTAGGATAACTGCTAACCCGACATATAATACACCCGACCACAAGTTCGGTTTATTAGATGTTCCTTCAAGGAGAGTGCAGGAAAATGGATCTACTAAAGATAATGGAACTTGGAACATCTCTTCTTTAGATGATCCAATGGACATTTCGAG TCATGGAGGAGGACAAGATTCTGCAGCTGATATTCGATATTCGAATGGTGCTCCAAGATGGAGATCTGATGAAGCGAGCGACGAGGAGGAAGCAAGTCCTAATAGAGTTCCAAGCAGGGTAGGTCACAGAGCTACCCTAAGCGGTAGTAGAAGGACAAGGCTAACCAAGAGATAA